In Helianthus annuus cultivar XRQ/B chromosome 9, HanXRQr2.0-SUNRISE, whole genome shotgun sequence, the following are encoded in one genomic region:
- the LOC110876986 gene encoding uncharacterized protein LOC110876986 — translation MVVIWTQLKKPGPSSGADQSFNGASDPFSIYRLLDQFNKNCDKLREVQIPSSSDKEAPSSHQGGCQFDLNNVASSKVSKGSVLGNSSEIFGDGGEVSGEASLVDREVEATVKLGNQLGMDLDAAGGLVRNIILGKALQESKCAPRSRFDLFKLWGGKNFEAEWVDSSGLSGGLICIWDPSILSCDGVVKENNFLIIKGRLKGSGQKVNIGNVYGPQDIQQKSGLLEYSMKDRKFTWQSSNGKKLSKIDRFLVCLEFFNSWPDACLRALPKLLSDHCPIVLVSKENNFGPKPFRVFDSWIGQSGFDETVRDAANSFVFEGLADLFLLKKFEHIRNRVKKWRDLMLKEEGEKESKAREELDELEILLENGSLSEEDEWILAENSKLIKEIELNKSKDIKQRSRVRWAKDGDENSNFFHSLVICRKASNLIHGLRINGNWCSKPSVIKKFVFQFFQDKFSEELVNRPEFSCDNFRKVNSAEEEFLVRDFSKEEIKSTISECGSDRAPGPDGLNFRFLKHFWIYLRTTSLVGAINKVVSKVLADRLKKVLGSIVSVNQSAFLKGKFILDGPLIINEVINWIKKKKKKAFLLKLDFEKAYDNVNWGFILSVMRQMGFPPLWCKWVFGILSSARAAVLVNGAPTFDFQCQKGMRQDKAVEVGAISGVQLPNGGPTLSHLFYADDALIIGEWSKENVLNMTGQIPFVYLGITVGVHMNRIANWRPVFEVFESRLSLWKASVLSIGGRVTLIKSVLGYKAPVGVLNKLESMIRKFLWGGSGGDNKLNWVVWDRVASPINCGGLGIRNLDSINRSLLLKWAWRYKTEKDSLWVKVISAVHNDRMSWDLLPIVASLGGVWKNITKVVACPIVAGDKLRNFMRGNVGDGFGICFWLDPWLCNNALKDCFPNLFRLEKDKKCLVRDRIVRPIQNPEARWEWKHPPDSNVELAEWLDLNLKLREVGLSEQKDKWSWLGDESGEFSVGFVKRLFDKDKDFSSRYVWEWRKWVSLKCNLFAWRAELDRLPTKVEL, via the exons ATGGTGGTAATTTGGACTCAGTTGAAAAAGCCAGGCCCATCAAGCGGAGCGGACCAAAGTTTCAATGGGGCCTCTGATCCTTTTTCTATTTACCGGTTACTGGACCAATTTAATAAAAACTGTGACAAATTGAGAGAGGTTCAGATCCCAAGTTCCTCTGATAAGGAAGCTCCGTCTTCTCATCAAGGTGGCTGTCAGTTTGATTTGAATAACGTGGCTTCATCCAAGGTCTCCAAGGGTTCTGTTTTGGGGAATTCTTCAGAAATCTTTGGCGATGGAGGTGAAGTTTCTGGTGAAGCTTCGTTAGTGGATCGGGAAGTGGAAGCAACAGTAAAATTGGGGAATCAACTGGGCATGGATCTTGATGCTGCTGGAGGTTTGGTAAGAAACATCATCTTGGGCAAAG CTTTGCAAGAGTCGAAATGTGCTCCTCGTTCCCGTTTCGATTTGTTTAAGCTTTGGGGGGGTAAGAATTTTGAGGCCGAGTGGGTAGATTCGTCTGGCCTTTCGGGAGGCCTTATCTGTATTTGGGACCCTAGTATTCTTAGTTGTGATGGGGTGGTTAAAGAGAATAATTTTCTTATCATCAAAGGTAGGTTGAAAGGTAGTGGGCAAAAGGTGAATATTGGTAATGTGTATGGCCCTCAGGATATTCAACAAAAAAG TGGTTTATTGGAATACAGCATGAAAGACAGAAAGTTCACTTGGCAGTCGAGTAACGGGAAAAAACTAAGTAAGATTGACAGGTTTTTAGTGTGTCTGGAGTTTTTTAATTCATGGCCTGATGCGTGCTTAAGGGCTCTCCCGAAGCTTTTGTCTGATCATTGCCCCATTGTGTTGGTTTCTAAGGAGAACAATTTCGGCCCTAAACCTTTTAGAGTTTTTGACTCCTGGATCGGTCAGTCAGGTTTTGATGAAACGGTCAGAGACGCCGCCAACTCGTTCGTATTTGAAGGTCTGGCtgacctttttcttttaaaaaagtTTGAACATATCAGGAACCGCGTGAAAAAATGGAGAGATCTTATGCTTAAAGAGGAAGGTGAAAAGGAATCCAAGGCGAGGGAAGAGCTAGACGAGTTAGAAATTTTATTGGAAAACGGGAGTCTCTCGGAGGAAGATGAGTGGATTCTTGCTGAGAACTCTAAACTTATTAAGGAGATTGAGCTAAATAAGTCGAAAGATATTAAACAGAGATCCCGGGTTAGATGGGCAAAAGACGGGGACGAAAACTCCAATTTTTTTCATTCTTTGGTCATTTGTCGGAAAGCTAGCAATCTTATTCATGGGTTAAGGATCAACGGGAATTGGTGTTCTAAACCGTCAGTTATAAAGAAGTTTGTTTTCCAATTTTTCCAAGACAAGTTTAGTGAGGAGTTGGTGAACCGGCCGGAGTTCTCGTGTGATAATTTCAGGAAGGTGAATTCAGCAGAGGAGGAATTTCTGGTTAGGGATTTCAGTAAAGAGGAGATTAAATCAACTATTTCGGAGTGTGGGAGTGACCGCGCCCCCGGGCCGGATGGTTTGAACTTCAGATTTCTTAAACATTTTTGGATTTATTTGAGGACGACTTC TTTGGTTGGTGCCATTAATAAGGTTGTTTCCAAAGTCCTTGCCGATCGCCTCAAGAAAGTTCTTGGCTCGATTGTTTCGGTCAACCAATCCGCTTTTTTGAAAGGAAAATTCATTCTTGATGGGCCTCTCATAATCAACGAAGTCATTAATTGGattaaaaagaagaagaagaaagcgtTTCTGTTAAAGCTTGATTTCGAGAAAGCTTATGACAACGTTAATTGGGGTTTTATTTTAAGTGTTATGCGTCAGATGGGATTTCCTCCTCTTTGGTGCAAATGGGTCTTTGGGATTCTCTCGTCCGCCAGAGCCGCTGTTCTCGTCAATGGAGCCCCAACTTTTGATTTTCAATGTCAGAAAGGAATGAGACAAG ATAAGGCGGTCGAGGTTGGTGCTATATCTGGGGTCCAGCTTCCCAATGGTGGTCCGACTCTTTCCCACCTTTTTTACGCGGATGATGCCTTAATTATTGGGGAGTGGTCTAAGGAGAATGTTCTCAATATG ACGGGCCAAATTCCTTTTGTTTACCTCGGGATTACGGTTGGTGTGCATATGAACCGTATAGCGAATTGGAGACCGGTTTTTGAGGTTTTTGAATCAAGATTATCTCTTTGGAAGGCCTCTGTCCTGTCTATTGGGGGTAGGGTGACTCTTATTAAGTCTGTTTTGGGGTACAAGGCTCCGGTGGGAGTTTTAAATAAGTTGGAGTCGATGATTAGAAAATTTCTTTGGGGTGGCTCGGGTGGAGATAATAAACTTAATTGGGTAGTGTGGGATCGTGTGGCTTCGCCTATCAATTGTGGAGGGCTCGGTATTAGGAATCTTGATTCCATTAATAGATCCCTTCTTCTCAAGTGGGCGTGGAGGTATAAAACAGAAAAGGATAGCCTTTGGGTGAAGGTCATTTCGGCGGTTCATAATGATCGAATGTCTTGGGATCTCCTCCCGATTGTTGCTTCTTTGGGTGGGGTTTGGAAAAATATTACTAAGGTGGTGGCTTGTCCGATTGTGGCGGGTGACAAGCTTAGGAATTTTATGAGGGGTAATGTTGGGGATGGATTCGGAATTTGTTTTTGGCTTGACCCTTGGCTGTGTAATAATGCGTTGAAAGATTGCTTCCCTAACCTTTTTAGATTGGAAAAGGATAAGAAATGTTTGGTTCGTGATAGGATTGTCCGTCCGATTCAGAACCCGGAAGCTAGGTGGGAATGGAAGCATCCGCCCGATTCTAATGTTGAATTAGCTGAGTGGCTGGATTTAAATTTGAAGCTTCGTGAGGTTGGTTTATCGGAACAAAAAGACAAATGGTCATGGTTGGGGGATGAGTCGGGAGAGTTCAGTGTGGGATTCGTTAAGCGCTTatttgataaagataaagatttcaGTTCCAGGTATGTGTGGGAATGGCGTAAATGGGTTTCGTTAAAATGCAACCTTTTTGCATGGAGGGCCGAACTAGATAGACTTCCGACTAAGGTGGAGCTTTGA
- the LOC110876987 gene encoding uncharacterized protein LOC110876987 produces MLTKFFISNLPEGCTPWELRKCLEGFGELSKTFVAKKRDKGGSRFGFASFVDVRDKSALEKELNGVKMGLCKLKVNIAGFAVENSGVSVQAGVKNCNSGSSVAEEKSKRFNVRDSRSYLEVLGKLKVNSDNVMESVGSSGNCEKVLVVPDRTVAFKEVFGVALVGKTVDLETLIDFDRLLKIAGTEYVRLQYLGGLSILISFSDEESARRFLDAKVIWGPWFSKLDPWNGQSLPLERVAWLRIHGVPLYILEPDVLDQIGEMFGKVLYVPKLLVEEQDLSMSRVGILVGESFRVREVVTLKWKNRCYRVMVEEEEEEVWVPDCLKSSVEVSSGEDSPLQSSPVIQVPVDHFEEAKGFRHLDSQEEGEGSGIAIPKGDLGKGGSFDKVAGDFVSHVPEERSSSKKLGEEPQKNILFSFQEEIETVQEKIW; encoded by the coding sequence ATGCTAACCAAATTCTTTATTTCCAACCTCCCTGAGGGGTGCACGCCATGGGAACTTAGAAAGTGTTTGGAAGGTTTCGGGGAATTGTCTAAAACTTTTGTCGCTAAGAAGAGAGATAAAGGAGGAAGCAGGTTTGGTTTTGCTAGTTTCGTGGATGTTAGAGATAAGAGTGCTCTGGAGAAGGAGCTGAATGGTGTCAAAATGGGATTATGCAAGCTCAAGGTAAATATCGCCGGGTTTGCCGTGGAAAATTCAGGGGTTAGTGTTCAAGCAGGGGTGAAGAATTGTAACTCGGGTTCTTCTGTTGCGGAGGAGAAAAGTAAAAGGTTTAACGTTAGAGATTCCAGGTCTTACCTTGAGGTACTGGGCAAACTTAAAGTGAATAGTGATAATGTTATGGAGTCCGTGGGAAGCTCAGGTAATTGTGAAAAGGTTTTAGTGGTGCCAGATAGAACTGTTGCGTTTAAGGAAGTGTTTGGGGTAGCTTTGGTGGGTAAAACTGTGGATTTGGAAACTTTGATCGATTTCGATCGTCTTCTGAAGATAGCCGGTACCGAGTACGTTAGGTTGCAATACCTGGGTGGCTTATCTATTCTTATCTCTTTTTCGGATGAGGAGTCGGCTAGAAGGTTTCTTGACGCTAAGGTTATTTGGGGTCCGTGGTTTTCCAAACTTGATCCATGGAATGGTCAGTCTCTTCCCCTGGAACGAGTGGCTTGGTTGAGAATTCACGGAGTCCCTTTGTATATCCTTGAACCTGACGTCCTTGATCAGATCGGTGAAATGTTCGGAAAGGTTCTTTATGTCCCGAAGCTTTTGGTGGAGGAACAAGATCTCTCTATGAGTAGGGTGGGTATCCTGGTAGGGGAATCATTCAGAGTTAGAGAGGTTGTTACTCTCAAGTGGAAAAACCGGTGTTACAGGGTTATGGtggaggaggaagaagaagaagtttGGGTCCCCGATTGTTTAAAAAGTTCTGTTGAGGTTTCTTCCGGCGAGGATTCTCCTTTGCAGTCGTCGCCGGTGATTCAAGTTCCGGTGGATCATTTTGAGGAAGCTAAAGGGTTTAGGCATCTGGACAGTCAGGAGGAAGGAGAAGGGTCGGGCATTGCTATTCCCAAAGGTGACTTGGGAAAGGGAGGTAGTTTCGATAAAGTGGCAGGTGATTTTGTCTCGCATGTTCCCGAGGAGAGGTCTTCTTCCAAAAAGTTGGGTGAGGAGCCGCAAAAAAATATTCTTTTTTCATTCCAAGAAGAGATCGAGACGGTGCAGGAGAAGATCTGGTAG
- the LOC110880255 gene encoding protein BIG GRAIN 1-like B, protein MDSYTYRSRKQKPSFSSTLLDVIYQSVDDEHTKTTRNRQTIEGSKNIRDAVFLATGFETGSRYYSEFSSSEADRIYGFPTRLKPLRTSINEDGELNTNTSICQKQLHEPKAKSKAMKKIYRYIKKGTHPVSPGGRLARFLTSLFSTTTNTKKKSKSGDDEIVHADRKSKLTVDVSTPCSFSQTCLNQTRSSVTRNARFYPASMNNNNNIIDDDEYSQRRGHKSVNGDRSDSINKEVVNMHVKDKNRHVEERTRNLLKNYQKKVEFVFDSIKNNDDEDDDETSSYASSDLFELDHLSTIGIDPCMQELPLYETTSVDANRAIANGLSPLV, encoded by the coding sequence ATGGACAGCTACACATACAGAAGCAGGAAACAAAAACCATCATTCTCGTCGACTTTGCTTGACGTCATCTACCAATCAGTTGACGATGAGCATACAAAAACCACCAGAAATAGGCAGACCATTGAAGGTTCAAAGAATATCCGCGATGCGGTTTTTCTAGCTACAGGTTTTGAAACCGGTTCCAGATATTATTCGGAGTTTTCGTCTTCAGAGGCGGACAGAATATACGGATTTCCAACCAGGCTTAAACCTTTACGGACCAGCATTAATGAAGATGGTGAACTGAACACAAACACAAGTATTTGTCAAAAGCAACTGCACGAGCCGAAAGCGAAATCCAAAGCTATGAAGAAGATCTACCGTTACATAAAGAAAGGGACGCATCCGGTTTCACCTGGAGGCCGGTTAGCCAGATTTCTAACTTCACTTTTCAGTACTACAACAAACACAAAGAAGAAATCCAAGTCTGGAGATGATGAGATTGTTCATGCAGATAGGAAATCCAAATTGACGGTCGATGTTTCGACGCCTTGTTCATTTTCACAAACGTGTTTAAACCAGACTCGGTCCTCAGTAACGAGGAATGCAAGGTTTTATCCCGCGAgcatgaataataataataatatcattGATGACGACGAATACTCTCAGCGTCGTGGACATAAATCGGTAAATGGAGACAGATCTGATTCAATCAACAAAGAGGTTGTTAATATGCATGTGAAGGATAAAAACCGTCACGTCGAAGAAAGGACGAGGAATTTGTTGAAGAATTACCAGAAGAAGGTTGAATTTGTGTTTGATTCAATAAAGAATAATGATGATGAAGACGACGATGAAACTTCAAGCTACGCAAGCTCGGATCTGTTTGAACTGGATCATCTTTCTACTATTGGTATTGATCCGTGTATGCAAGAGTTACCGTTGTATGAAACAACGAGTGTTGATGCGAATCGAGCCATTGCTAATGGTCTGTCTCCTTTAGTGTAA